In one Vibrio sp. CB1-14 genomic region, the following are encoded:
- a CDS encoding HlyD family type I secretion periplasmic adaptor subunit yields the protein MDNKEYKKVSDAELDYIDDKTAALLLNTPTSARIMLWVMLLFFVCAVVWAAWAEIDKVTVGQGKVVPSSQIQVIQNLEGGLVKEILVREGDSVTQGQQLLLIDDTRFRSDFREREQQVLNLTASVLQLSASLTSVIIDESKSGNDWRESVTLDTNKLAYPPTFEENNKNLVSRQRAEYRQDLNELRNELSVIDQQVRQKQQDLVEMQARVRNLRNGYNLARDELNITKPLADEGVVPKVELLKLQRQVNDTRRELTSTELKLPTLRSAIEESKLSRIDIAQKFRSEQQEKLNEAQDRLSSMTESAVGLEDRVNRTVVVSPVNGTVKTLNVNTVGGVIQPGMDIVEIVPTEDTLLVEAKIAPQDIAFLRPELHAIVKFSAYDFTKYGGLDGTLEHISADTTQDEEGNSFYIVRVRTEKTSFGHDETLPIIPGMTASVDIITGKRTVLDYLLKPIISAQNNALKE from the coding sequence ATGGATAATAAAGAATACAAAAAGGTGTCGGACGCCGAGCTGGATTACATCGACGACAAAACCGCTGCTTTGCTGCTCAATACTCCTACCAGTGCCAGAATCATGCTTTGGGTGATGTTGCTGTTTTTTGTTTGTGCTGTGGTCTGGGCTGCGTGGGCAGAAATCGATAAAGTGACCGTCGGCCAAGGTAAAGTTGTTCCCTCTTCGCAAATACAGGTGATTCAAAACCTAGAAGGTGGTCTCGTTAAAGAAATTCTCGTTCGAGAGGGCGACTCGGTCACTCAAGGGCAACAACTTCTGCTGATTGATGATACACGTTTCAGATCGGACTTTCGCGAGCGTGAGCAGCAGGTTCTCAATCTTACAGCGAGCGTGTTGCAACTCTCAGCGTCGCTGACTAGCGTTATTATTGATGAGTCAAAATCAGGAAATGACTGGCGAGAATCTGTCACACTGGATACCAATAAGCTCGCCTACCCGCCTACATTTGAAGAGAACAATAAGAACTTAGTGTCTCGCCAAAGAGCAGAATACCGCCAAGATCTCAATGAACTTCGCAACGAGCTCTCTGTTATTGATCAACAGGTCAGACAGAAACAACAGGATCTCGTTGAGATGCAAGCCCGAGTTCGAAATCTAAGAAACGGCTACAACCTAGCCCGTGACGAGTTAAACATCACCAAACCTCTAGCCGATGAAGGTGTCGTCCCAAAAGTTGAACTGCTTAAATTGCAACGACAAGTCAACGACACTAGACGAGAGCTTACTTCAACGGAGCTTAAATTGCCTACCCTGCGCTCTGCCATCGAGGAATCCAAACTCAGCCGTATCGACATTGCACAAAAATTCCGCTCAGAACAGCAAGAAAAACTCAACGAAGCACAAGACCGGCTCTCTTCCATGACAGAATCCGCTGTTGGTCTTGAAGATAGAGTAAACCGCACTGTCGTGGTGTCTCCTGTAAACGGCACGGTAAAAACACTTAACGTCAACACTGTCGGCGGTGTTATTCAGCCCGGCATGGATATTGTTGAGATCGTTCCAACCGAAGACACCTTGCTGGTTGAGGCGAAAATTGCACCGCAAGATATCGCGTTTTTACGCCCAGAATTACACGCTATCGTCAAGTTCAGCGCCTACGACTTTACCAAATACGGCGGCTTAGATGGAACGCTAGAACATATCAGCGCGGATACGACTCAGGATGAGGAAGGCAACAGCTTTTATATTGTTCGAGTCAGAACCGAAAAGACTAGCTTTGGTCACGATGAAACCTTGCCTATTATTCCGGGCATGACCGCATCGGTTGACATTATTACAGGTAAACGCACGGTACTAGATTACCTGCTCAAACCAATAATAAGCGCACAAAACAACGCTCTAAAAGAGTAA
- the pdxH gene encoding pyridoxamine 5'-phosphate oxidase: MGIEDIRREYSKGGLRRKDLEDDPIDQFNKWLAQAVEAKLSDPTAMTVATVDENGMPFQRIVLLKSVDESGFVFYTNLGSRKAQHIEHNNKVSLHFPWHTLERQVHVTGVAEKLTAMENMKYFTSRPKESQLAAIASKQSSRISARGVLEGKFLELKQKFAKGEIPVPTFWGGYRIRPESIEFWQGGEHRLHDRFLFSKDGTGQWDAERLAP; encoded by the coding sequence ATGGGAATTGAAGATATTCGCCGCGAGTATTCGAAAGGTGGCTTGCGTCGTAAAGATTTAGAAGACGACCCGATTGATCAATTTAACAAGTGGCTAGCGCAGGCGGTGGAAGCCAAGCTTAGCGACCCAACCGCGATGACTGTGGCAACGGTTGACGAAAATGGTATGCCATTTCAGCGCATTGTTTTGTTAAAGAGCGTCGATGAGAGCGGCTTCGTGTTTTACACCAACCTTGGTAGCCGTAAAGCGCAGCACATCGAACATAACAATAAGGTGAGTTTGCATTTCCCTTGGCACACTCTTGAGCGTCAGGTGCATGTTACTGGTGTAGCGGAAAAGTTGACGGCGATGGAAAACATGAAGTATTTCACCTCGCGCCCAAAGGAAAGCCAACTTGCAGCGATTGCGAGTAAACAAAGTAGTCGTATTTCGGCACGCGGTGTTCTTGAAGGTAAATTTCTGGAACTGAAACAGAAGTTTGCTAAAGGCGAGATCCCAGTACCAACGTTTTGGGGTGGCTACCGTATTCGTCCTGAATCGATTGAATTTTGGCAGGGTGGCGAACACCGACTGCATGACCGTTTCCTGTTTAGCAAAGATGGAACCGGTCAATGGGATGCAGAAAGATTGGCGCCGTAA